A genome region from Myxocyprinus asiaticus isolate MX2 ecotype Aquarium Trade chromosome 12, UBuf_Myxa_2, whole genome shotgun sequence includes the following:
- the acvr1bb gene encoding activin receptor type-1B — translation MDSWRILRLLIVLSGLNGACDALFCNCTSPHCEKDGFRCETNGACVASTSIIDGEEQHVRLCIQKDKLVPPGQPFYCLSAEGLMNTHCCYTDYCNSIVLRLQTVTNRSDAGQDWGPVELTAVVAGPVFVLCVLVLLGLFLFQHHQRAYGHRQRLEVEDPSTEHMFLAKDKTLQDLIYDLSTSGSGSGLPLFVQRTVARTIVLQEIIGKGRFGEVWRGKWRGGDVAVKIFSSREERSWFREAEIYQTIMLRHDNILGFIAADNKDNGTWTQLWLVSDYHENGSLFDYLNRYSVTIEGMIKLALSAASGLAHLHMEILGTQGKPGIAHRDLKSKNILVKKNCTCAIADLGLAVRHESVTDTIDIAPNQRVGTKRYMAPEVLEESINMRHFDSFKCADIYALGLVYWEITRRCNAGGIHEEYQLPYYDLVPSDPSIEEMRKVVCDQRLRPNIPKWWQSYEALRVMGKIMRECWYANGAARLTALRIKKTLSQLSVDEDVKI, via the exons CTCTGTTCTGTAACTGCACCTCACCTCACTGTGAAAAGGATGGTTTTAGGTGCGAGACAAATGGGGCATGTGTGGCCTCCACATCTATCATTGATGGAGAGGAGCAGCATGTGCGACTCTGCATTCAGAAAGATAAGCTGGTTCCTCCAGGTCAGCCTTTCTACTGCCTCAGTGCTGAAGGACTGATGAACACACACTGCTGTTATACAGATTACTGCAACAGCATTGTCCTCAGACTACAAACCG TGACAAACCGCTCGGATGCAGGCCAGGATTGGGGTCCAGTGGAGCTCACAGCAGTAGTGGCAGGTCCAGTGTTTGTGCTGTGTGTTCTGGTTCTGCTGGGGCTCTTCCTCTTCCAGCACCACCAACGGGCTTACGGTCACCGGCAGAGACTGGAGGTGGAGGATCCCAGCACTGAACACATGTTCCTGGCCAAGGACAAGACCTTACAGGACCTCATCTATGACCTCTCCACCTCTGGATCTGGGTCCG GTCTGCCGCTATTTGTCCAAAGAACAGTTGCTCGTACTATAGTACTGCAGGAGATCATCGGTAAAGGTCGGTTTGGGGAGGTGTGGAGGGGTAAGTGGAGAGGAGGAGATGTCGCGGTTAAGATCTTCTCCTCTCGTGAAGAACGCTCCTGGTTTCGTGAAGCTGAAATCTACCAGACCATCATGCTTCGACATGACAATATTCTGGGCTTCATTGCAGCAGACAACAaag ATAATGGCACGTGGACTCAGTTGTGGCTGGTGTCAGACTATCATGAGAATGGTTCTCTGTTTGACTATCTGAACCGATATTCAGTCACCATTGAAGGCATGATTAAACTGGCACTGTCGGCTGCCAGTGGACTGGCACACCTGCACATGGAGATTTTGGGCACtcagg GTAAGCCTGGCATCGCTCACCGTGACCTGAAATCAAAAAATATCTTGGTGAAAAAAAACTGTACGTGTGCTATCGCTGATCTCGGCCTGGCAGTTCGTCACGAGTCTGTCACAGACACCATCGACATTGCACCCAACCAACGTGTTGGCACTAAGAG gtATATGGCACCTGAGGTTCTGGAAGAGAGTATAAACATGCGTCACTTTGACTCGTTTAAATGCGCTGATATCTACGCACTGGGGCTCGTGTACTGGGAGATCACTCGCCGCTGCAATGCTGGAG GTATTCATGAAGAGTACCAACTGCCCTACTATGACCTGGTGCCCTCTGACCCTTCTATAGAAGAAATGAGGAAGGTGGTGTGTGACCAGAGGTTACGACCCAACATCCCCAAATGGTGGCAGAGCTATGAG GCATTGCGCGTGATGGGGAAGATCATGCGAGAGTGTTGGTATGCGAACGGCGCTGCCCGACTGACGGCTCTTCGTATAAAAAAAACCCTATCTCAACTCAGCGTGGATGAAGAcgtcaaaatctaa